From the genome of Homo sapiens chromosome 6 genomic scaffold, GRCh38.p14 alternate locus group ALT_REF_LOCI_4 HSCHR6_MHC_MANN_CTG1, one region includes:
- the LOC105375012 gene encoding uncharacterized protein LOC105375012: MSDGVVSTMNLSMEISPSALRISLCTSSPGSWWALVATGVFGTASLWLCWGWIRASMSHPAGTTGATGGFPRTQVVLFMQEESESFPSSFPGMQQNTTQGAAVFSDS; the protein is encoded by the exons ATGTCGGATGGAGTGGTGTCCACGATGAACCTgagcatg GAGATTTCTCCCTCTGCGCTGAGGATCTCACTGTGCACCTCCAGCCCTGGGTCCTGGTGGGCTCTGGTGGCCACTGGAGTCTTTGGAACTGCCTCCCTCTGGCTCTGCTGG GGTTGGATTCGGGCATCGATGTCACACCCAGCAGGAACAACTGGGGCCACTGGAGGATTCCCAAGGACACAGGTTGTCCTTTTCATGCAGGAAGAATCTGAATCGTTTCCATCCAGTTTCCCCGGCATGCAGCAGAATACAACACAAGGGGCTGCGGTCTTCTCTGACTCTTAA